The Cydia pomonella isolate Wapato2018A unplaced genomic scaffold, ilCydPomo1 PGA_scaffold_83, whole genome shotgun sequence genomic sequence CCAAACATGGTATTTCTTTAATGGCTTCTTATTCTAGCTTATTTTAAGCGTTTTAGCCCCAGCTCTCAAGCATTCTAAAATTGGGGGTACTTCCAAATCCAGCCTTTATTGTGATATTtcgatttaaatgcaaaataaaataatttgtatcacAGCAGCACAGTACCAGAAAGTCTGGAAATGCACGGAAAATATCAGGTCATATATATCTTACgatcattattattgtaattaccctAAGGTTACTTAATGCAAAATCACAAGTTGATTAGCATAAACTACGACGTCGCAGAGCGCGTCTTTTTAGTTATTCCTAAGTTAGGCAGTTCTATACTGTAATAGGAACCGCTATAACCTCCCTTTCGGAGGACAATAAAACTGTGGCCTATAAACTGCCATCCACATTTACACTTTTTCAAGGACCTGCTCCGTGCTTAAAATGATTCGATTCGCTGTAGGTCTTCCCTTACCTCTTTTACCTTCTATTTTACTTTCTATAATTTTTCTCaatatgtcataataataataataataataataactattcatatttactatttattaatgtgtatgttaggtatgtattaatatgtttataaatatgtagttttatatatatatatatatatatatatatatatatatgcctttgcACTTAATGCATCGTGTAGTATTTAGTTACGTTTGTAGGATTAGTTACTTCTTTAGCCTTGCCGTCATGTACATATTGTTTTAGTTTGACTACCATTTCTTATGTATCTCTCTCacttaaaggttagctggaagagatcccttaaaaggataagttcgcctttgtacacatttaccgtattttttctgtgttatgtacttgttttgtgcaataaagtgtttactactactactacaatgtctaaattttcgggtagttataaaatttattggttaaccaaccaaatacaaaaccgcctggatctgtcactgaacaatctgactttaacctacattatttgatcatgtaatgttttcatataCCCTCAACTTAAGGagacatttgagggtagattttgtttacttaaataCGTGGTTGTGCccagtaagatggcgccactttttgatatttaacaaatttaacacatgattaaaaaaaataaggatctaagtcaaatggcgttctaaaggttttaataatgtgtcgaatgatctcagtaaatttactgtggccacgaagttttctttgacaatccacctctatttcaatttctCTTTGGTAAAATAGATCACTGCAgatcgacgtggcactcaaaaaGGACCATAATTCAGTAATGAATAACTTTTCGAttacaatttttcaattttacatttatacagtaaataggccacaagggcacttttacacgtcaacatggaatttacatacaaacaaaaacaagcacatcaacaattataaaatacaattaattgaaaatattaatgcaaaataaagtattattgtttaaagaaaaaagtaagtaaactattattattacttagagatgtatgaagtctctaaatgttgaattacaaaaaaaaaacaaacagatacaaaaagaAATCTAAAATTacttagaggtgtaaatatctctaaatgtcagaactaaatgatttttatcaaattatccttagagatgtaaagagtctctaagagtcaaaaattcagtataattaaaacattcatcaggataaaagaaacatacgagaaccgaatgaggtgtctctcTAAGactaatttgataaaagtcatttagttctgacatttagagatatttacacctctggataatttcagttttttttttgtatcccttttttttattattattattttagtaatttttttgtaattgtattttatacttaattgttgatgtgcttgtttttgtttgtatgtaaattccatgttgacgtgtaaaagtgcccttgtggcctatttgctgaataaatgttgaagttgaagcagaccagtctccacatggCTTTATTCCAGGTACGGCATCCCTCGCGACGAAAGCGCAAATTTCCGTCGCGCAGTAGAAACACTGTGCCCCGCCTACTGTCAGAACAAGTCCATCTGGCTGGCCTCCGAGATCACCATGGTGCCACCCAACATCCTCAGCGAGCATGGAGTGAAGCTGTCAAGGCTGCTGCAGCGGCCCGGGGAATATGTCCTGGTGTTCCCCGAAGCCCATTCCTGCTCAATAACTACTGGGTTCGGGATATCGGAGAGTGTATACTTTGCATCAAACGCTTGGCTGACGGATGTGTTTAAACTGTTTCAAGTGAGTTTTTTTTGTTGCTATTTAAAGGgaatgacataataaaaaaaatagggagttatctttttctttttcacaatccataactcccatgGGAACAATATAGCCCTTTGTCTTTcggtacacctgcatgaaataataatacattgtgcaacgaggggggtaagtgaaattttggatacgagggtggtaattcccgacagccggagGCTGGAGccacccgagtttgcaatattcttacccccggagttacacacaatgtttctcatcacacttgcgaagaaaaaactaaattataagccaaataattcttaaatacggtgatatatcaaacattcgtccgccattttgtaatttcttggcaggtgaggcatcgaaggcacagacatagtcggcattcagccacgattgaaaattatataaacatattttaaacggctgttaaattaatcaaattaaataattttaaacataaacaaaaaaagttaaattataaacgttagtattttaagagtaaaactcatttatgctactcggtttgtatgaataagtgacataattaaaaaagaagctttaactccctagggagctatagctttttcttgacaatccataactcccgcgggaacaaaataggcctttgtccttcagcacacctgcatgaaataagatctttttcgagcaagtgtgacgaAAATAACGTGTTATGGCAACAGGAGCTGCGCAACAGCTGCGAGCCGACCATGTTCTCCCTGGAGCAGCTCCTCCTGAACGGCAGCGCCGACTCCTCGGCCCCTCACCAGGTGTGCTCCGTGCTGGCCACGCTGCTCAGCGCCGAGCTGGAGCACCGCCGCGCCCTCGACCACAAGGGGCTCAAGGTAACGCGCCCGTGTTGCACAGAATACGTCCCTGCCCTGTCTGAGAAAACTAAGTGTATATAGATTCAATCCGCACGGCGGGACCCGCTTGTGGGAGGCCGATGGGATGAAATCACTGTCACAGTCACTGATgggttcgaaggaccaaaagATGTACGGGTCGTACATCTGAGCTGATATGATTCTTGATGGTTGATTGTGGTCTTGATGGAAACACTGATTTTGGTATATGCATTTATTGATAACCAAGGTATATGAGTACTAGCTAGGAGCACGTATAAACGTAAACTAATTCATAAATCGATGTATGGCGTAATCGCAAATACAGCAATTATTATAaagtcattatatttaatttaaacgctGACACGAGAAATGTGCGATGCTTGCATTGTACACAGGCCGTCCCCACATTATGGGACATCGAGGGAAACCTTAGATATAAGACATAGGACATTTTGCTAAAaggaaactttatttttaaccgacttcaaaaaaggaggattAAGAGATGattgaattaattattgattCTTTATTCCGACATTTTATTTGCAGGTGCAAGAACGTCCCCCATCGTCGGCGCCGCTCAACACGTCGTACTTCCGCGCGTGGAACACTCGCGACCAAGACGAGTGCGAGTACTGCCGCTCCACCCTGTTCCTGTCCAAGGTTAGACATCACTAAACGTAGCTCGCAGTATcaacccccgccgccgccggtcACGTAGTCCGCGCGTGGAACACTCGCGACCAAGACGAGTGCGAGTACTGCCGCTCCACCCTGTTCCTGTCCAAGGTTAGACATCACTAAACGTAGCTCGCAGTATCACACCCCGCCACCGCCGGTCACGTAGTCCGCGCGTGGAACACTCGCGACCAAGACGAGTGCGAGTTCTACCGCTACACGCTGTTCCTGTCCAAGGTTAGAAATCACTAAACGTAGTTCGCAGTATCAACCCCCGCCGCCGCTGGTCACGTAGTCCGCGCGTGGAACACTCGCGACCAAGTCGAGTGCGAGTTCTACCGCTACACGCAGTTCCTGTCCAAGGTTAGACATCACTAAACGTAGCTCGCAGTATcaacccccgccgccgccggtcACGTAGTCCGCGCGTGGAACACTCGCGACCAAGTCGAGTGCGAGTTCTGCCGCTCCACCCTGTTCCTGTCCAAGGTTAGACATCACTAAACGTAGCTCTCAGTATCACACCCCGCCACCGCCGGTCACGTAGTCCGCGCGTGGAACACTCGCGACCAAGTCGAGTGCGAGTTCTACCGCTACACGCAGTTCCTGTCCAAGGTTAGACATCACTAAACGTAGCTCTCAGTATCACACCCCGCCACCGCCGGTCACGTAGTCCGCGCGTGGAACACTCGCTACCAAGACGAGTGCGAGTACTGCCGCTCCACCCTGTTCCTGTCCAAGGTTAGACATCACTAAACGTAGCTCTCAGTATCACACCCCGCCACCGCCGGTCACGTATTCCGCGGCCTTATAGCCATGCACTTATAATCATTTTCTCAAGTTCCGCGCGTACAGGACAACACTCGTCTTGTtaacacattacgtaactatgtcgaaagtttaaagggccatatttactgtaaaacgttgtacgatacatgtgagaatttcctatttttcgcccttgtatcgtaa encodes the following:
- the LOC133534310 gene encoding protein Jumonji-like, which produces MVPPNILSEHGVKLSRLLQRPGEYVLVFPEAHSCSITTGFGISESVYFASNAWLTDVFKLFQELRNSCEPTMFSLEQLLLNGSADSSAPHQVCSVLATLLSAELEHRRALDHKGLKVQERPPSSAPLNTSYFRAWNTRDQDECEYCRSTLFLSKVRHH